CACGTACTATGTTACGCGTACGGGTTCTCCTCGTTTTGATTGCGGCGAGCGTGTTGATCGGTTGCCGCGCCGCGCCCGCCGTCATCGCGCGCGAATTGCGTCTCAATCTCGGCAGCGAACCGCCTACGCTCGATCCTGTGCTCGCGACCGATCCTGGGTCGCAACAAATCATCCGCATGATTTTTTCATCGCTCGTCGAACTCGACCCCACGACCGGCGCGCCGCAACACGGACTGTCGAACGGCTGGGCGGTCTCCGCCGATGGTCTCATCTGGGAATTCAAATTGCGCGAGGATGCGGTGTGGGTGCGTTACGTGCCGGCGCGCGGCATCGTCGAAAAGAAACGCGCGGTCACCGCGCGCGATGTCGTGTACAGCGTCCGCCGCGTGTTCGACCCCCGCGTCGGTTCCGGTTTCGCGATGACGTTCGCACCGTTGATTCGCGGCGCGGAACAATTGCGCGCCGCGAATCCGCAGACAACGAGCGACGCCGAGTTCGAGCGATTGTTTGGCGCGCTTGGCGTGAGCGCGATAGATGATTCCACTGTGCGTTTCATCCTCACGCGACCGGCAAGTTATTTTCCGTCTCTCCTCGCGACCTGGCTCGCGCGCATCCAGCCGCGCGAATCCATCGAAGCCGGCGGCACGGTGTGGACGGAGCCAGGAACGTTGTGGACGAGCGGACCGTACTATATCGAGCGGTGGTCGCACAATCGCGAAATCATCCTGCGGAAAAATGACAATTATTACGATGCGGGATCAGTCGCCGTGACGCGCATTTCCTTCGCGATGATCGCGGATACCGCAACCGCGCTCGACGAGTACAAGAACGGCGACCTCGACTCGCTCGACCCGTACGGCGCGCTCACCGCGACCGACGTGAATCAGTTGCGCGAAGACCCGCTCCTTGGCAAGCAGTTGCAAATCGTACCGAGCATGTGCGCGCACTATTACGGTTTCAACGTTGCAAAAGAACCGTTCAAGGACGTGCTCGTCCGCAAAGCGTTTGTCGCCGCGATTGATCGCGAGACGTTGACAAGTTCCATCGTGTATCTCGGCGAACCGGCGCGCTGGTTCACGCGTCCCGGCATTTACGCGTCGCCGGATATTTCGGATACGCTCGGCGCGCAGAGCGGATTCAACGTCAACCAAGCGCGCGAGTATTTGCGTCAGTCGGGGTACGACCGGCGCAAACTCGGCACGATCACGCTCGCGGTGAACACAAGCGAAACGCACGTGGTGTTGGCGGAGACAATCGCGCAAATGTGGAAGAGCAATCTCAACGTCGAGGTGCGCGTCGCACGCTTGGACTGGAAAAGTTATCTGCAAAATTTGCGCGACGATACGCCGCAGATCTTTCGGCTGGGATACTGCGCATACTATCCCGACGCCGCGAATTTTGCAAACGTGTTTCGTTCCAATTCGCCGGACAATTTTACGCGCTGGGTGTCCTTGCCGTTCGATCAACAAGTGATCAACGCCGCGCGCGAAACGGATGCGACGAAGCGCCGGGCGATGTATCGCGCCGCCGAAAAAATGTTGATCGAAGACCAAGCGATCATCGAGCCGTTGTGGTGGTCGCAGCGCGCCACGTTGACCAAGCCAAACATTCGCCGCACCTACGCGATCACGGACGGCTACGAGCGATTTGATTTGTGGAATGTGGAGTAGGGGCGAGGCATTCGCCACTGCTTGATCGTTCGAGTAGTTAGCTTGCTCATGCAGACGGCGTCCAAGCCAATACAGATTTGCGAATGCCTCGCCCCTACCTTTGACAAACATTCGTGCGTTCGGTAGAATGCGCGTATAGGATTTCGCATGTCTGTATTTTCCTCTACAGTCGAACGAGTAACGGGACTCGTACACACGGGACTGACGAGCGCCAAAGTTATGCGTTGGCGTTGGGTTGCGTTACTGATCGTCCTCGCGCTCGTGGCGTTGCACGAGTTGTTTCTCTCCGCGATTATTTTACAGGTTGCCCCAGTTTGGCGCGATGCCGTGGGGATGTTGGTGTACAGTCTCACCGGCATCTCCGCGACCTGGTTCACGATGACGATGCTGGCGCGCGCGCTCGCGCGCCGTGAGCAAGTCGAAGCTGAACTGCGCGCGGCATTCGCCGAACTCGAATTCAATCACCAAAAACTGCTCGCGCTCAACGAGTTTGGCAAACGCATCACCGACGCGAATCACGAAGAGACGGTGTACGAACTCGCGGCGCAAGGCGCAGTGCAATTGACCGGCGCGCGCGCGTCCAGTGTCGTAACGTTCGACGATAACGGCGACCGCCTCAAACTCGATGTGACCTGGGGCTTGAGCGATCACTATTTGCACGCGTTCCGCGCGCGTCTGGACGCAGGCGTTTCGATGTTGCGTTGCCGCGATTGCTCGACGCTCAAAACGCACGCGTCGAGCGATTGTCCGTTGTTTCTCGGTTTGCACGACGAAGCGCGCGCCGAAGGTATCGGTTCGCTCGTTTGCTTGCCGATTGTGCGCGATCAAGAACGCGTCGGCATCATCTCCGCGTATTTTCCCACGGTGGACGGTCCGCCCGAAGACTACATTCGTCTGCTCAATATTCTCGGCGGCGTGATCGCGAGTGCGCTCGATAGTTTGCGTCAACGTCAGCGTCAGGTCGGCACACTGCACGCGCTCGACCGCGCGTCGCAAAGCGCGCAAGCATTGAACGATCTCGCCGCGCAAGTGCTCGACATCGCGGCGGCGGGCTGGGACGCGCACGCCGGCGGAATTTTTCTTTTCGACGAGGCGTCGGAAACGTGGACGTGCCGCGCGCGCCGCAACCTGGGCGACGCGCTTACCGACGCGCGGTTTCAACTCGGTTTGCAGTTGGCGAACCAAACGCACGAAACGCGCGCGCCGGTTCTGCGCGCGAATGTCGCGAGCGACGCGCACGATTTGCTGTCGGTCGTCGCCGCGCCGCTCGTGGCGGAGAACCGCACCTTTGGCGCGATGTTCCTGGGTTCGCGTCACGCGCGCACTTTCACCGACGATCACGTCGAGATGTTGACGACGATGGCGCATCAGATCGCGTTGGCGATTCGTAACGCGCAACTGTACGCGCAGGTCAATCAACTCGCCGTGCTCGAAGAACGGTACCGCTTGTCGCGCGAAATTCACGACGGCTTGGCGCAAACACTCGGCTACCTCAGTTTGCAAGCCGAGCGATTGGAAAACTTGATCGCGTCGCAACGCTACGATGCGACGACGCGCGAATTGAGCGAGATGCAACAGACGATTCGCGGCGCGTATGTGGATGTGCGCGAAGCGATTGATGGTTTGCGTCTCGGCGTGGATGAGCCGGATAAACTCGTCGCGCGCTTGACCGATTACGTGGACGAGTTCGCGCGGCAAACCGGCATCGCGGCGACGTTTACCTCCGAGCCAGCGGGTTTGACCGTTTCGCCGGAAATGGGGATGCAGTTGCTGCGCATCGCGCAGGAAGCGTTAACGAACGTGCGGAAACATTCGCACGCGCGCCAAGTCCAGGTCGCGTTGCGCGCGAACGCGCACGAGATCGCGTTGAGCGTGACGGATGATGGGAGCGGTTTTCGCGATGCGGCGCAACCAGGACGCGTGTATCACAGTCACGGCATGGCGACGATGCGCGAACGCGCACAGAGTCTCGGCGGCACGTTGACGGTCGCGACCGGTCCGGGGCAAGGCACGCGCATCGTCGTGATGATGCCAATACGCGCGGCGCGCGATTCTGTAGTATAATGCGGTGGCAGGAGGTTGAAATGGCGCAAGCACCGACGCTCGCTTCACCAGCAATTCCGTCCACGCCATTGCCCGAGCAGGGCAAATGGACGTACGAGGATTGGCTCAAGTTGCCGGAGAATGATTATCGTTACGAAATCATTGACGGAGTGTTGCACATGGCACCGCCACCCAATTTTGAGAAACATCAAAAACCGGCTTTTGAATTGGCAACTCAATTGAAACTGTTTGCCAAAGCGAACAAACTTGGGCTGGTCGGAGTCGCACCGACAGGCGTGCGTTTGCCGACGCAATCCGTGCCGTTGCAGCCGGATATTTTCTTTGTTGCGGCGGGACGCAATGATGTGCGTTTCGGTCACTTTGTCGAAGGCGCGCCCGATTTGATCGTCGAAGTGTTATCACCGTCGAATTGGATGTACGACCGGCAAGAAAAATTTCAAGCGTACCAAGACGCGGGCGTGCGCGAGTATTGGATCGTTGACCCGCGCGTGCAGACCATCGAAGTGTTTGTGTTGGAGCAAGGCGCGTTCACGTTGATCGGCAAGTGGGGCGCGACTGAACGCGCGCAATCCCAGGTCATGCGCGGTTTTGAAATTAACGTTGCCGAACTATTCCAGGAATGAAAATTCTCATCGCCGACGACCACTTTCTTTTTCGCGAAGGACTGGCGCGCATCTTGAACGACGTGCCGGATGTGCGCGTCGTGGCGACCGTTGCCAGCGGTGAAGATGCGCTCGTGCGCGTGGGCGAGTTCAAGCCGGATGTCGTCTTGCTCGACGTGAACATGCCCGGTATGGGCGGCGTCGAAGCGGCGCGGCGTTTGCACGATGTGCATCCGCAATTGGGCATCGTGATGCTCACCATATCGGAACAACAATCCGATCTCTTCGCCGCGATTCGCGCCGGCGCGCGCGGCTATCTCCTCAAGAACATGAACAGCCAGGATTTGATCGCGGCGATTCAACACGTCGCCGCGGGCGAAGCGATGATTGCGCCCGCGATGGCGGTCAAGCTTCTCAGCGAATTCGCGTCCGGCGCGCCCAAGCCGGACAGTCCGCCTCCCGGCGACGAGTTGAGCGCGCGCGAGCGCGAAGTGCTCGAATTCGTCGCGCGCGGGTTGAGCAACAAGGAAATCGCGACGCAACTTGCGCTATCGCCACACACGGTCAAGGCACACCTCCGCACGATCCTCGATAAGCTCCACGTTCGCAGTCGCGCCGAAGCCGCCGCCTGGGCGGCGCGGCGCGGGATTAATCCTTCCGGCTAGTTCATTTTCCTTAAAGTGTACCCCTCTGGGCGATGACATTTCGCGCGACGATTGTTACAATCATGTCAAATGTCATCGCGAGTTTTGCTTGTTGGTCAAGGTCTTTTCCTCGATGGGTTGACGCGTCTGCTGAGTGAACAGCGGAGCGTCTGCATTATCGGCGCGGCGCGTGATTGGGCGGAGGCGGAAACGCTCGTCCAGACGCATCACCCGGATACGGTGATCGTTGACCACGCGGATACCGCGCCGGCATTTCAATCCGCATCTTCCGCGCCTCAGGTCATCTATCTCACGCTCGCCGAAAATCGGATGGTCGTTCACAGTCGCCAAGAGTTGGCGGGTCCGACTGCTTCCGATTTGGTGCGCGTGATCAAGGGCAAAACGCGCCAACGCCGCGCGAAGAAGGTGACGCGATGAGTCGTTGGCGTCTCCTCTACGCGCTCGCGGCATTGCCGGTGATCGCAGTCATCGCGTTCGCGACATTGCGCCCAATCCAAGTTTTGCCACGCATCACACTTTCACCTGGTTTTTCACTCACCGATCAAAATAACGCGCGTTTGACGAACGAAGATTTGCGCGGGCGCATCACGCTGTACAATTTCACGTACGCGAATTGCGCCGCGCCGTGTCCGCAAACGAGTTCTGTGTTTCGCGCGTTGCAAACCGAGTTGCGCGCGACCGACACGAACGGGATTCCGGTTTCGCTCGTGACGATTTCGTTCGACCCCGAGCGCGACACGCCGGAAAAATTGCACGCGTACGCCGCGCAAGTGGGTGCGGATTCGTCCGTGTGGCGCATCGCGACCGGCGACGCGACGCGGCTCAAGTACGCGCTGGGCGGCGGCTTTGGTCTGTACTATGCGCGCAACGCGGACGGCGCTTTCACCTTTGATCCGTTGTTCGTGTTGGTGGATGGCTGGGGCATCATTCGCGCGTACTACAAAACGGCGACGCCGACGACCGACCGTCTCGCGCGCGATATTCGCTTGATCGCGCAAGAAGCGCGCAACAGCGAGGGCGCGGCGCGGTACGCGTACGAAGCCGCGCACTTGTTCTTGTGTTATCCACCGTAGACAAAATTCGGAGTTCGGAATTCGGAATTCAGAATTCCGAATTCCGAATTTGGGCTTTCGGCTCTAGAGAAATGAAAACAACCTCTTTCAGCAACTATGCCTGGTTCGTGCTCGTCCTCAACATCGCGGTGATCTTGTGGGGCGCGTATGTGCGCGCGAGCGGTTCGGGCGCCGGGTGCGGCAGTCATTGGCCCCTCTGCAACAATCAGGTCGTGCCAGCCGCGTCCCAGGTTGCCACGCTCATCGAATTCGCGCATCGCGTTACGAGCGGACTCGCCCTCTTGATGGTGCTGGGGATGCTCGTGTGGGCGCGGCGCGAATTCCCGGCGGGACATCCGGCGCGCGCTGGCGCGGCGTTCTCAATGGCGATGATGATTACCGAAGCGGTCGCCGGCGCGGGTCTCGTGCTGTTCAACTGGACCGCGTTCGACATTTCACTCGGACGCATCATCGTGATGCCGGTGCATCTCTTGATTACGTTTTCGCTGCTCGCCGCGCTATCGTTGACGGTGTGGTGGGCATCGGGCGGCGCGGCGATTCGATGGCGCGGGCAAGGCGCGCGCGCGTGGATGCTGGGAATTGGATTGTTCGTCACTTTGTTGATGGGCATGGCGGGCGCAGTCACCGCGCTCGGCGACACGGTTCTGCCGGTCGCCTCGCTCACACCTGGACATTACGAATCGCTTTCGCCAGCGGGGCAACTACTCGTCAGTTTGCGCGTGTGGCATCCGCTGATCGCGGTTGCCGTCGCCGCGTATTTGTTGTTCGTCGTCAATACGTTGCGCGCATCCAAGATGGACGCGGACGCGCGGCGTTTCTCGACGACGTTGGTCGTCCTGTTCGCAATTGAATTAGGCGCGGGCGTGTTGAACATTTATTTGCTCGTGCCGATCTGGATGCAGTTGTTGCATTTGTTACTCGCCGATCTTGTGTGGATCGTTTTGATCTTGTTGACCGCCGCGACCTTGCGGTCGGCGGAAAGCGGTTGAGATGAAATCGAAACGGGTAACGCTCATCGCGGTGATTGTCGTCGGGCTGGTTCTGCTCGGCGCGACGGCGTTCATCGGCGGACGTTTGTTGACGCCGTACGCGTTTCACGGCGCAGTTTTACAATCGCCGCTCCCGGCGCAAAACTTTACGATGATGAGTCACCTGGGACAACGCATGTCGCTCGAAGATTTTCGCGGCAAGTTCGTTTTGCTTTATTTCGGTTATACGATTTGCCCGGATGTGTGCCCGACGACATTGGCGGAACTCGCCAACGCGCGCAAGTTGCTCGGCAAAGAGGGCGACCAAATGCAAGTCGTGATGGTGACGGTGGACCCCGCGCGCGATACGCAAGCCGTGCTCGCCAATTACATGACGCACTTTCATCCGTCGTTCATCGGTTTGACCGGCACGGAAGATCAAATCGCGCAGATCGCGACGTACTATGGCATCTACTACGAAAAGCAAGAAAGCGATTCCGCGCTCGGTTATCTGATGAATCACACCGCGACGACGATGGTCGTGGATCGCAACGGATACCTGCGACTCGTATTTCCGTATGGGACGTCGGCGCAAGACATGGCGTCCGATTTACAATACTTGATGTCGAGGTAAACGAAATGAAACGCGTGATGTTGGTGGTGAGTGTTGTAGTGTTGTGGTTGGTTGGCTGTGCCAGTCCCACGCCTGCCGCGCCAAAAATCGCGGTCGAAGGTGTGTGGGGGCGCCCTTCGCCGGCAACGGCTCAAGCCGGTGCGTTCTACATGATGATTCGCAACACTGGTTCTGTCGCAGACAAGTTGACTGCCGCGAAATCGAACGCGTGCGGCACGGTCGAACTGCACGAGTCGTACATGATGGCGAACGGCGCGATGGGCATGCGAATGGTCACGGGCGGCACGATGGACATTCCGGCGAACGGGCAAGTGGAACTCAAAGTCGGCGGCTTGCACATCATGTGCATTGAAAAAAAAGTGGAGCTCAAGTCTGGAGTCAAACTACCGCTGACCCTGGTCTTTGAAAAATCGGGGCAGATCAACGTGGATGTCGAAATTCGTGAGCAATAAAAGGGGGTGATCCACAACGGCGCGGGCACATTCCAATCGAGCAATTTATTTAAGATTCTAAGAGGAGGACAAATGAAAGAA
The nucleotide sequence above comes from Chloroflexota bacterium. Encoded proteins:
- a CDS encoding peptide ABC transporter substrate-binding protein, giving the protein MLRVRVLLVLIAASVLIGCRAAPAVIARELRLNLGSEPPTLDPVLATDPGSQQIIRMIFSSLVELDPTTGAPQHGLSNGWAVSADGLIWEFKLREDAVWVRYVPARGIVEKKRAVTARDVVYSVRRVFDPRVGSGFAMTFAPLIRGAEQLRAANPQTTSDAEFERLFGALGVSAIDDSTVRFILTRPASYFPSLLATWLARIQPRESIEAGGTVWTEPGTLWTSGPYYIERWSHNREIILRKNDNYYDAGSVAVTRISFAMIADTATALDEYKNGDLDSLDPYGALTATDVNQLREDPLLGKQLQIVPSMCAHYYGFNVAKEPFKDVLVRKAFVAAIDRETLTSSIVYLGEPARWFTRPGIYASPDISDTLGAQSGFNVNQAREYLRQSGYDRRKLGTITLAVNTSETHVVLAETIAQMWKSNLNVEVRVARLDWKSYLQNLRDDTPQIFRLGYCAYYPDAANFANVFRSNSPDNFTRWVSLPFDQQVINAARETDATKRRAMYRAAEKMLIEDQAIIEPLWWSQRATLTKPNIRRTYAITDGYERFDLWNVE
- a CDS encoding copper chaperone PCu(A)C — its product is MKRVMLVVSVVVLWLVGCASPTPAAPKIAVEGVWGRPSPATAQAGAFYMMIRNTGSVADKLTAAKSNACGTVELHESYMMANGAMGMRMVTGGTMDIPANGQVELKVGGLHIMCIEKKVELKSGVKLPLTLVFEKSGQINVDVEIREQ
- a CDS encoding COX15/CtaA family protein; translated protein: MKTTSFSNYAWFVLVLNIAVILWGAYVRASGSGAGCGSHWPLCNNQVVPAASQVATLIEFAHRVTSGLALLMVLGMLVWARREFPAGHPARAGAAFSMAMMITEAVAGAGLVLFNWTAFDISLGRIIVMPVHLLITFSLLAALSLTVWWASGGAAIRWRGQGARAWMLGIGLFVTLLMGMAGAVTALGDTVLPVASLTPGHYESLSPAGQLLVSLRVWHPLIAVAVAAYLLFVVNTLRASKMDADARRFSTTLVVLFAIELGAGVLNIYLLVPIWMQLLHLLLADLVWIVLILLTAATLRSAESG
- a CDS encoding SCO family protein encodes the protein MSRWRLLYALAALPVIAVIAFATLRPIQVLPRITLSPGFSLTDQNNARLTNEDLRGRITLYNFTYANCAAPCPQTSSVFRALQTELRATDTNGIPVSLVTISFDPERDTPEKLHAYAAQVGADSSVWRIATGDATRLKYALGGGFGLYYARNADGAFTFDPLFVLVDGWGIIRAYYKTATPTTDRLARDIRLIAQEARNSEGAARYAYEAAHLFLCYPP
- a CDS encoding SCO family protein is translated as MKSKRVTLIAVIVVGLVLLGATAFIGGRLLTPYAFHGAVLQSPLPAQNFTMMSHLGQRMSLEDFRGKFVLLYFGYTICPDVCPTTLAELANARKLLGKEGDQMQVVMVTVDPARDTQAVLANYMTHFHPSFIGLTGTEDQIAQIATYYGIYYEKQESDSALGYLMNHTATTMVVDRNGYLRLVFPYGTSAQDMASDLQYLMSR
- a CDS encoding Uma2 family endonuclease, whose product is MAQAPTLASPAIPSTPLPEQGKWTYEDWLKLPENDYRYEIIDGVLHMAPPPNFEKHQKPAFELATQLKLFAKANKLGLVGVAPTGVRLPTQSVPLQPDIFFVAAGRNDVRFGHFVEGAPDLIVEVLSPSNWMYDRQEKFQAYQDAGVREYWIVDPRVQTIEVFVLEQGAFTLIGKWGATERAQSQVMRGFEINVAELFQE
- a CDS encoding GAF domain-containing sensor histidine kinase is translated as MSVFSSTVERVTGLVHTGLTSAKVMRWRWVALLIVLALVALHELFLSAIILQVAPVWRDAVGMLVYSLTGISATWFTMTMLARALARREQVEAELRAAFAELEFNHQKLLALNEFGKRITDANHEETVYELAAQGAVQLTGARASSVVTFDDNGDRLKLDVTWGLSDHYLHAFRARLDAGVSMLRCRDCSTLKTHASSDCPLFLGLHDEARAEGIGSLVCLPIVRDQERVGIISAYFPTVDGPPEDYIRLLNILGGVIASALDSLRQRQRQVGTLHALDRASQSAQALNDLAAQVLDIAAAGWDAHAGGIFLFDEASETWTCRARRNLGDALTDARFQLGLQLANQTHETRAPVLRANVASDAHDLLSVVAAPLVAENRTFGAMFLGSRHARTFTDDHVEMLTTMAHQIALAIRNAQLYAQVNQLAVLEERYRLSREIHDGLAQTLGYLSLQAERLENLIASQRYDATTRELSEMQQTIRGAYVDVREAIDGLRLGVDEPDKLVARLTDYVDEFARQTGIAATFTSEPAGLTVSPEMGMQLLRIAQEALTNVRKHSHARQVQVALRANAHEIALSVTDDGSGFRDAAQPGRVYHSHGMATMRERAQSLGGTLTVATGPGQGTRIVVMMPIRAARDSVV
- a CDS encoding response regulator transcription factor, giving the protein MKILIADDHFLFREGLARILNDVPDVRVVATVASGEDALVRVGEFKPDVVLLDVNMPGMGGVEAARRLHDVHPQLGIVMLTISEQQSDLFAAIRAGARGYLLKNMNSQDLIAAIQHVAAGEAMIAPAMAVKLLSEFASGAPKPDSPPPGDELSAREREVLEFVARGLSNKEIATQLALSPHTVKAHLRTILDKLHVRSRAEAAAWAARRGINPSG